The Coffea arabica cultivar ET-39 chromosome 4e, Coffea Arabica ET-39 HiFi, whole genome shotgun sequence genome includes a window with the following:
- the LOC140005849 gene encoding uncharacterized protein, which yields MRSRNKPNKASTVELSTSDPKQQLCYEGESLLRLLELIRREIESARNLDRALPEKVWLKQQFSVGVNDVTRVLERMQSLSSVKSSPQEQSLHGSHNMKMPSVQLQAILLASDCNPRWLSKHLPNLAHSRGVPILFVRDKKGGSLRLGELLKLKTAIAIGIKARGNVINQFVEKLLDNEIQVAVST from the exons ATGAGGAGCAGAAATAAACCTAACAAAGCCTCCACGGTCGAACTCAGCACTTCTGATCCTAAGCAACAACT ctgCTATGAAGGAGAAAGTCTCCTTCGTCTCCTTGAGTTGATTCGGAG GGAAATAGAATCTGCAAGAAATTTGGATAGAGCATTGCCTGAAAAAGTTTGGCTCAAG CAACAATTTTCCGTAGGGGTCAATGATGTCACGCGTGTGCTTGAACGAATGCAATCTCTTTCTTCAGTGAAAAGCTCCCCTCAGGAGCAGTCTCTTCACGGCAGCCACAATATGAAGATGCCTTCGGTGCAACTCCAG GCCATTCTTTTAGCATCAGATTGCAACCCACGGTGGCTGTCAAAGCATTTGCCGAACTTGGCCCATTCTAGAGGGGTACCAATCCTGTTTGTCAGGGATAAGAAAGGGGGATCTTTAAGATTAGGTGAACTGCTCAAGCTGAAAACTGCAATTGCTATTGGAATTAAG GCTAGAGGCAATGTCATCAATCAATTTGTTGAGAAGCTCCTTGACAATGAAATCCAGGTGGCTGTAAGCACTTGA
- the LOC113700978 gene encoding uncharacterized protein isoform X1, giving the protein MERWHLRLVKQSIKVFNTFLPLPFLLLLMVMADTDSSGGAGPSQPAPIDIPTEIPTEVPEVPEVPTDAPTDASVVEPYLVGPVCRVITYQEVPGGPVQRWSPARKIRRCDCWKTYSYPDRVVLAIDDDRRRLGSTNRRCFAEIERLQATLRDQGARIRELEAAVLAEQQQSDAYRDQAHAVTGRLMHIVGHIRDRTDHILTECEALVEDVMQDLAEEGQAPVAPAAPGGPEEDPEEDPEEDMEEEPSASSESVGSASSQTTC; this is encoded by the exons ATGGAGAGGTGGCATTTGAGGCTCGTTAAGCAAAGCATCAAAGTTTTCAACACTTTTTTGCCTctgccttttcttcttcttcttatg GTGATGGCAGACACTGACTCTTCTGGGGGTGCTGGACCGTCCCAGCCTGCACCTATTGACATACCGACCGAGATACCTACTGAGGTGCCTGAGGTGCCTGAGGTGCCTACTGACGCACCTACTGACGCTTCCGTGGTCGAGCCATATCTAGTGGGCCCTGTATGTCGCGTGATCACATACCAGGAGGTTCCCGGCGGGCCAGTGCAGCGGTGGTCCCCAGCGCGCAAGATCCGGCGCTGCGATTGCTGGAAGACCTACTCTTACCCTGACCGAGTAGTGCTTGCTATAGATGACGATCGGAGACGATTGGGTAGCACCAATCGTAGGTGCTTTGCGGAGATAGAGCGTCTCCAGGCTACTCTCCGAGATCAGGGAGCTCGGATACGCGAGTTGGAGGCCGCAGTTCTGGCGGAGCAGCAGCAGTCTGATGCTTACCGTGATCAGGCTCATGCGGTGACTGGACGTTTGATGCACATAGTTGGACACATACGAGACCGGACCGACCACATCCTGACTGAGTGCGAGGCACTTGTAGAGGATGTGATGCAGGACTTGGCCGAGGAGGGCCAAGCCCCTGTAGCTCCTGCCGCTCCCGGTGGCcctgaggaggatccagaggaggatcctgaggaggacatGGAGGAGGAGCCGAGCGCGTCCTCGGAGTCAGTTGGGTCGGCGTCTAGCCAGACCACTTGTTAG
- the LOC113700978 gene encoding uncharacterized protein isoform X2: MADTDSSGGAGPSQPAPIDIPTEIPTEVPEVPEVPTDAPTDASVVEPYLVGPVCRVITYQEVPGGPVQRWSPARKIRRCDCWKTYSYPDRVVLAIDDDRRRLGSTNRRCFAEIERLQATLRDQGARIRELEAAVLAEQQQSDAYRDQAHAVTGRLMHIVGHIRDRTDHILTECEALVEDVMQDLAEEGQAPVAPAAPGGPEEDPEEDPEEDMEEEPSASSESVGSASSQTTC; the protein is encoded by the coding sequence ATGGCAGACACTGACTCTTCTGGGGGTGCTGGACCGTCCCAGCCTGCACCTATTGACATACCGACCGAGATACCTACTGAGGTGCCTGAGGTGCCTGAGGTGCCTACTGACGCACCTACTGACGCTTCCGTGGTCGAGCCATATCTAGTGGGCCCTGTATGTCGCGTGATCACATACCAGGAGGTTCCCGGCGGGCCAGTGCAGCGGTGGTCCCCAGCGCGCAAGATCCGGCGCTGCGATTGCTGGAAGACCTACTCTTACCCTGACCGAGTAGTGCTTGCTATAGATGACGATCGGAGACGATTGGGTAGCACCAATCGTAGGTGCTTTGCGGAGATAGAGCGTCTCCAGGCTACTCTCCGAGATCAGGGAGCTCGGATACGCGAGTTGGAGGCCGCAGTTCTGGCGGAGCAGCAGCAGTCTGATGCTTACCGTGATCAGGCTCATGCGGTGACTGGACGTTTGATGCACATAGTTGGACACATACGAGACCGGACCGACCACATCCTGACTGAGTGCGAGGCACTTGTAGAGGATGTGATGCAGGACTTGGCCGAGGAGGGCCAAGCCCCTGTAGCTCCTGCCGCTCCCGGTGGCcctgaggaggatccagaggaggatcctgaggaggacatGGAGGAGGAGCCGAGCGCGTCCTCGGAGTCAGTTGGGTCGGCGTCTAGCCAGACCACTTGTTAG
- the LOC113742643 gene encoding uncharacterized protein isoform X1, whose amino-acid sequence MEDGEDLTPFWVPSTSNRGRVRRFRHGLSSFFLSSGLLVSVLLITAVSFLVLVVPATISFSSQIFRPNNVKKSWDSLNLVLVLVALVFGFLSRNKNEDRNFEEYHDTTPTTTRTETRKSNPSTAQGWYNYSPIEAEKTHQSNPLQWHGYSDQTAYNSTSSTDNQGGLLRRTYSSYPDLLVASSRLASGDDPWMCYDDMIIETPRYSRTGELHRRRSWKYTFDDSQLESKNFYVDKFAYPHPQERPSNTPATPPPSSPPPAPPSPPPESPLLRPASPPLDNEKPKRVHQSVAHRRERRRKRRDSQMENNEPISEPATPPPVTTPPLPKAYQRVRRTACPALARTHSLSQSNHIYTTMHHK is encoded by the coding sequence ATGGAAGATGGGGAAGACTTGACCCCCTTTTGGGTACCAAGCACCAGCAATCGCGGCCGTGTCCGCCGATTTCGCCACGGCCTATCCTCTTTCTTCTTAAGCTCTGGACTTTTAGTCTCCGTTCTGCTGATAACAGCTGTTTCCTTCTTGGTTTTGGTAGTCCCTGcaaccatttctttctcttctcaaATCTTTAGGCCAAATAATGTTAAGAAAAGCTGGGATTCTCTTAATTTGGTATTAGTTCTAGTTGCATTAGTCTTTGGATTCCTCAGTAGAAACAAGAATGAAGATAGAAACTTTGAGGAGTATCATGATACTACTCCTACTACTACCAGAACTGAAACCCGAAAATCAAATCCATCAACCGCACAGGGATGGTATAATTACTCCCCTATTGAAGCTGAAAAAACGCATCAGTCAAATCCTCTTCAATGGCATGGATATTCAGATCAGACGGCCTACAACAGTACTTCTAGTACTGATAACCAAGGTGGACTGCTGAGGAGGACATATAGCTCATATCCTGATCTACTTGTAGCCTCCTCAAGATTGGCCTCCGGGGATGATCCGTGGATGTGTTATGATGATATGATAATCGAAACTCCCCGGTACTCCCGCACCGGCGAGCTTCATCGTCGACGAAGCTGGAAATACACATTTGATGATTCCCAGCTGGAAAGCAAGAACTTTTATGTGGATAAATTTGCGTACCCTCATCCTCAGGAACGACCCTCAAACACTCCAGCTACTCCCCCTCCATCTTCTCCTCCGCCAGCTCCACCATCTCCACCGCCAGAATCACCACTACTGCGGCCTGCTTCACCACCACTGGATAATGAAAAGCCAAAGCGAGTCCATCAAAGTGTTGCTCATCGAAGGGagagaaggagaaaaagaagggaTAGTCAGATGGAAAACAACGAACCCATCTCAGAACCAGCCACACCGCctcctgtgacgaccccacctctccctaaggcgtaccaaagggttcggcggaccgcctgcccagctctcgccaggactcactcactatctcaatcgaatCATATATACACAACCATGCACCATAAATAA
- the LOC113742643 gene encoding uncharacterized protein isoform X5: MDQKLLEDAKQHQNGDYALTGDIEHAQLGMFDKPLPCFGCGVGWFSLLLGFFCPLFWYYATILYFGNYYHKDPRERAGLAANAIALAISRCACHDF, translated from the exons ATGGATCAAA AACTTTTAGAAGATGCCAAGCAGCATCAGAATGGAGACTATGCCCTTACTGGCGACATAGAACATGCCCAGCTGGGAATGTTTGATAAACCCCTTCCTTGTTTTGGTTGTGGAGTAGGATGGTTTTC TCTTCTGCTTGGGTTTTTCTGCCCCTTGTTCTGGTACTATGCTACTATTCTTTACTTTGGGAATTACTACCACAAGGATCCCAGAGAACGAGCTGGGCTCGCTGCTAATGCAATAGCT CTTGCAATTTCCCGGTGTGCTTGTCATGACTTTTGA
- the LOC113742643 gene encoding uncharacterized protein isoform X3 produces the protein MDQKLLEDAKQHQNGDYALTGDIEHAQLGMFDKPLPCFGCGVGWFSLLLGFFCPLFWYYATILYFGNYYHKDPRERAGLAANAIASLGSQALSVSADNGMRWIPVIKQHPTMGAFPSFA, from the exons ATGGATCAAA AACTTTTAGAAGATGCCAAGCAGCATCAGAATGGAGACTATGCCCTTACTGGCGACATAGAACATGCCCAGCTGGGAATGTTTGATAAACCCCTTCCTTGTTTTGGTTGTGGAGTAGGATGGTTTTC TCTTCTGCTTGGGTTTTTCTGCCCCTTGTTCTGGTACTATGCTACTATTCTTTACTTTGGGAATTACTACCACAAGGATCCCAGAGAACGAGCTGGGCTCGCTGCTAATGCAATAGCT TCCCTAGGCTCTCAGGCTTTATCAGTTTCAGCAGACAATGGCATGAGATGGATACCTGTGATTAAACAGCATCCTACTATGGGGGCTTTTCCAAGTTTTGCTTGA
- the LOC113742643 gene encoding large ribosomal subunit protein eL20z-like isoform X4 — translation MDQKLLEDAKQHQNGDYALTGDIEHAQLGMFDKPLPCFGCGVGWFSLLLGFFCPLFWYYATILYFGNYYHKDPRERAGLAANAIAALIFTVVVLIVVAIILF, via the exons ATGGATCAAA AACTTTTAGAAGATGCCAAGCAGCATCAGAATGGAGACTATGCCCTTACTGGCGACATAGAACATGCCCAGCTGGGAATGTTTGATAAACCCCTTCCTTGTTTTGGTTGTGGAGTAGGATGGTTTTC TCTTCTGCTTGGGTTTTTCTGCCCCTTGTTCTGGTACTATGCTACTATTCTTTACTTTGGGAATTACTACCACAAGGATCCCAGAGAACGAGCTGGGCTCGCTGCTAATGCAATAGCT GCTCTGATATTTACTGTTGTTGTCCTGATTGTTGTGGCTATTATTCTCTTCTAG
- the LOC113742643 gene encoding uncharacterized protein isoform X2 yields MDQKLLEDAKQHQNGDYALTGDIEHAQLGMFDKPLPCFGCGVGWFSLLLGFFCPLFWYYATILYFGNYYHKDPRERAGLAANAIAVSVISQSCSSLYVVIFTLSVVWGLIPFLQGYKPKKRLLSH; encoded by the exons ATGGATCAAA AACTTTTAGAAGATGCCAAGCAGCATCAGAATGGAGACTATGCCCTTACTGGCGACATAGAACATGCCCAGCTGGGAATGTTTGATAAACCCCTTCCTTGTTTTGGTTGTGGAGTAGGATGGTTTTC TCTTCTGCTTGGGTTTTTCTGCCCCTTGTTCTGGTACTATGCTACTATTCTTTACTTTGGGAATTACTACCACAAGGATCCCAGAGAACGAGCTGGGCTCGCTGCTAATGCAATAGCTGTAAGTGTTATCTCGCAGTCATGCAGTTCTCTATATGTTGTCATATTCACTCTTTCTGTGGTATGGGGATTGATTCCATTCTTGCAGGGATATAAACCAAAAAAACGATTATTGAGTCATTAG
- the LOC113742692 gene encoding uncharacterized protein, whose protein sequence is MAKPKEKKRRPINQEIQQVTEPTQEYSREKDEGEEEQRDAEEADPITLTTAEKLEKNEKKKHKETLDVKIETFGENPDKISPIVGYFPSGYDPLRSWKEGEEAEPEAKVKVYKNKKRSNRLQLVVSPKVAQVNFVGTNYSGEATAAQMCTYGLGVFDKTSQTLKIVPIAANKIFRLEPRVAGLDLPENETPETLKHELTAEEKADKMRELTLMYSSKKTIRQTQKLESLRQRQDPESQQDLDQKLGGIEINKEGLEVTETTTSARNIPPHDLSATTPQTAYPLHKIIFSGEWDYLMDILEISQAGAEVTSHNYPSFVCNRVYKLDDITDEVEKRQLAGIFSYITHLVKFKDKHSMDGVSSAKHHKIPGILYQKFSSLFANSDSKRIADDKKDLLISYILVLTLYVDNFRTDLSDIAKDLRMNPIALRPHYEHLGCKLAREKQLLLATLSLPLQFPTVRRKRRR, encoded by the exons ATGGCCAAACCAAAGGAGAAGAAGAGGAGACCAATAAACCAAGAAATTCAGCAAGTAACGGAACCTACTCAGGAGTACTCCAGGGAAAAAGACGAAGGAGAGGAAGAACAAAGGGATGCAGAAGAGGCCGACCCCATAACATTAACAACTGCAGAAAAACTTGAGAAGAATGAGAAAAAGAAGCACAAGGAAACACTAGACGTCAAAATCGAAACTTTCGGTGAAAACCCtgataaaatttctccaattgtGGGTTATTTTCCATCCGGGTACGATCCATTGAGGAGTTGGAAGGAAGGCGAAGAAGCGGAGCCTGAAGCCAAGGTTAAGGTATACAAGAATAAGAAGAGGAGTAATAGGCTGCAGTTGGTGGTGAGCCCTAAGGTTGCTCAGGTTAATTTCGTCGGAACTAACTACTCTGGCGAGGCTACGGCGGCTCAGATGTGTACTTATGGTCTCGGAGTTTTTGACAAGACTAGCCAGACTCTGAAGATTGTTCCTATTGCAGCTAACAAg ATATTCAGATTGGAACCGAGAGTTGCTGGGTTAGACCTACCTGAAAATGAAACTCCAGAAACTTTGAAGCATGAACTTACTGCAGAAGAGAAGGCTGACAAAATGAGAGAATTGACTCTTATGTATTCATCCAAGAAGACTATAAGACAG ACTCAGAAACTGGAATCACTTCGTCAGAGACAAGATCCTGAAAGTCAGCAggatttggaccaaaaattaGGGGGTATTGAGATAAACAAAGAGGGGCTCGAGGTTACAGAGACTACAACTAGTGCTCGAAATATCCCACCCCATGATTTGTCTGCCACTACACCTCAAACAGCATATCCATTGCACAAGATTATCTTTAGCGGGGAGTGGGATTACCTTATGGACATTCTTGAAATTTCACAAGCTGGAGCAGAAGTGACGTCTCATAATTACCCGAGCTTTGTTTGCAATCGAGTATATAAATTGGATGATATTACG GATGAAGTGGAGAAGAGGCAGCTTGCTGGCATATTTTCATACATCACCCATCTTGTCAAGTTCAAGGATAAGCACTCCATGGATGGTGTTTCATCGGCAAAACATCATAAAATTCCTGGGATCTTGTACCAGAAGTTCTCTTCCTTGTTTGCTAATTCAGACTCGAAGAGGATTGCAGATGACAAAAAAGATCTCCTTATCAGCTACATCTTGGTGCTTACTTTATATGTTGACAATTTTCGGACAGACTTATCTGACATAGCGAAGGATCTAAGAATGAACCCGATAGCATTAAGACCTCACTATGAACATTTGGGCTGTAAGCTCGCGCGCGAGAAGCAATTGTTACTGGCGACACTATCTCTGCCACTGCAGTTCCCAACGGTGAGAAGGAAGCGGCGAAGGTAG
- the LOC113742690 gene encoding protein phosphatase 2C 16-like isoform X1, which produces MEEMSPAVAVPLSLGSPMCENAGISNHMEITRLKIVTDTAMLLSDPASLLHADSSTNWDGSCNGIGTEGSKDKSVSPIDNGGVSKMLQKTQNNEIVGDAIMQESKEDEVLLVRDDRNGINGMELLPLEPTSEMSLPIAVQIEGINNGQILAKVISLEERSFERKVSEDNLTTAAQLNEENSSVPTLKASVVALQLPNEKDPVKGGMKSVFELECVPLWGSVSICGQRPEIEDAIMVVPHFMRIPIKMFIGDRVGDGISQTLSHLTSHFFGVYDGHGGSQVANYCRDRIHMALGDELKDITDDLVKESLIDTRQMQWEKVFTTCFLKVDDEVGGKVSRNTSPENVDSSNYASEPVAPETVGSTAVVAILCSSHIIVANCGDSRAVLYRGKEAVVLSIDHKPNREDEYARIEASGGKVIQWNGHRVFGVLAMSRSIGDRYLKPWIIPTPEVMFLPRAREDECLVLASDGLWDVMTNEEACEVARRRILLWHKKNGTNPLPERGRGVDPAAQAAAEYLSMLALQKGSKDDISVIVIDLKARRKGRQYVS; this is translated from the exons ATGGAAGAGATGTCTCCAGCAGTTGCAGTTCCACTTAGTTTAGGTAGTCCTATGTGTGAGAATGCTGGAATCTCGAATCATATGGAAATCACACGACTCAAAATAGTGACAGACACTGCCATGTTGCTTTCAGATCCAGCATCACTGTTGCATGCAGATTCAAGTACTAATTGGGACGGCAGTTGCAATGGGATAGGTACAGAAGGTAGTAAGGATAAGTCGGTATCACCTATAGACAATGGGGGGGTATCTAAAATGTTGCagaaaactcaaaacaatgagaTTGTAGGAGATGCAATAATGCAAGAAAGCAAAGAGGATGAGGTATTACTGGTTAGAGATGACCGGAATGGAATTAATGGCATGGAGTTGCTTCCCCTGGAGCCGACTTCAGAAATGAGCTTACCAATTGCTGTTCAGATTGAGGGCATCAACAATGGTCAAATACTTGCTAAGGTAATCAGTTTGGAAGAAAGAAGTTTTGAAAGGAAGGTGAGTGAGGACAATTTAACTACTGCTGCTCAATTGAATGAAGAAAACTCAAGTGTACCCACACTCAAGGCATCTGTAGTGGCTCTTCAGTTGCCCAACGAGAAAGATCCAGTAAAAGGCGGTATGAAGAGTGTTTTTGAATTAGAATGTGTGCCACTATGGGGTTCCGTGTCAATTTGTGGACAGAGGCCGGAAATTGAAGATGCCATTATGGTTGTGCCACATTTCATGAGAATTCCTATTAAGATGTTCATTGGTGACCGAGTCGGGGATGGTATAAGCCAAACGTTGAGTCACTTGACGTCTCACTTTTTTGGAGTATATGATGGTCACGGAGGATCTCAG GTAGCAAATTACTGCCGTGATAGGATCCATATGGCATTGGGCGATGAGCTAAAAGATATAACAGATGACTTGGTGAAGGAAAGCCTGATAGACACTCGACAAATGCAGTGGGAGAAGGTCTTTACTACTTGCTTTCTAAAGGTTGATGATGAAGTAGGGGGAAAAGTTAGCCGAAATACGTCTCCTGAAAATGTAGATTCCTCCAATTATGCATCTGAACCTGTTGCACCTGAAACTGTTGGGTCTACTGCAGTGGTGGCCATTCTATGTTCATCCCATATTATAGTTGCAAATTGTGGGGATTCCAGGGCAGTTCTTTATCGTGGCAAAGAAGCTGTAGTACTGTCAATTGACCATAAA CCAAACCGAGAAGATGAATATGCTAGAATTGAAGCATCTGGTGGCAAAGTCATACAGTGGAATGGTCACCGTGTATTCGGTGTTCTTGCAATGTCTAGATCCATCG GTGATAGATACCTTAAACCGTGGATCATACCAACCCCAGAGGTCATGTTTCTACCCCGTGCAAGGGAGGATGAATGTCTTGTTTTAGCAAGTGATGGCTTGTGGGATGTCATGACGAATGAAGAAGCATGTGAAGTTGCTAGGAGACGAATTTTGCTTTGGCACAAGAAGAACGGAACTAACCCTCTTCCAGAAAGGGGACGAGGAGTTGATCCTGCAGCACAAGCGGCAGCGGAGTACCTTTCCATGCTTGCTCTTCAAAAGGGGAGCAAGGATGATATTTCAGTGATTGTCATAGACTTGAAAGCTCGACGGAAGGGTAGGCAGTATGTATCATAG
- the LOC113742690 gene encoding protein phosphatase 2C 16-like isoform X2, with the protein MLQKTQNNEIVGDAIMQESKEDEVLLVRDDRNGINGMELLPLEPTSEMSLPIAVQIEGINNGQILAKVISLEERSFERKVSEDNLTTAAQLNEENSSVPTLKASVVALQLPNEKDPVKGGMKSVFELECVPLWGSVSICGQRPEIEDAIMVVPHFMRIPIKMFIGDRVGDGISQTLSHLTSHFFGVYDGHGGSQVANYCRDRIHMALGDELKDITDDLVKESLIDTRQMQWEKVFTTCFLKVDDEVGGKVSRNTSPENVDSSNYASEPVAPETVGSTAVVAILCSSHIIVANCGDSRAVLYRGKEAVVLSIDHKPNREDEYARIEASGGKVIQWNGHRVFGVLAMSRSIGDRYLKPWIIPTPEVMFLPRAREDECLVLASDGLWDVMTNEEACEVARRRILLWHKKNGTNPLPERGRGVDPAAQAAAEYLSMLALQKGSKDDISVIVIDLKARRKGRQYVS; encoded by the exons ATGTTGCagaaaactcaaaacaatgagaTTGTAGGAGATGCAATAATGCAAGAAAGCAAAGAGGATGAGGTATTACTGGTTAGAGATGACCGGAATGGAATTAATGGCATGGAGTTGCTTCCCCTGGAGCCGACTTCAGAAATGAGCTTACCAATTGCTGTTCAGATTGAGGGCATCAACAATGGTCAAATACTTGCTAAGGTAATCAGTTTGGAAGAAAGAAGTTTTGAAAGGAAGGTGAGTGAGGACAATTTAACTACTGCTGCTCAATTGAATGAAGAAAACTCAAGTGTACCCACACTCAAGGCATCTGTAGTGGCTCTTCAGTTGCCCAACGAGAAAGATCCAGTAAAAGGCGGTATGAAGAGTGTTTTTGAATTAGAATGTGTGCCACTATGGGGTTCCGTGTCAATTTGTGGACAGAGGCCGGAAATTGAAGATGCCATTATGGTTGTGCCACATTTCATGAGAATTCCTATTAAGATGTTCATTGGTGACCGAGTCGGGGATGGTATAAGCCAAACGTTGAGTCACTTGACGTCTCACTTTTTTGGAGTATATGATGGTCACGGAGGATCTCAG GTAGCAAATTACTGCCGTGATAGGATCCATATGGCATTGGGCGATGAGCTAAAAGATATAACAGATGACTTGGTGAAGGAAAGCCTGATAGACACTCGACAAATGCAGTGGGAGAAGGTCTTTACTACTTGCTTTCTAAAGGTTGATGATGAAGTAGGGGGAAAAGTTAGCCGAAATACGTCTCCTGAAAATGTAGATTCCTCCAATTATGCATCTGAACCTGTTGCACCTGAAACTGTTGGGTCTACTGCAGTGGTGGCCATTCTATGTTCATCCCATATTATAGTTGCAAATTGTGGGGATTCCAGGGCAGTTCTTTATCGTGGCAAAGAAGCTGTAGTACTGTCAATTGACCATAAA CCAAACCGAGAAGATGAATATGCTAGAATTGAAGCATCTGGTGGCAAAGTCATACAGTGGAATGGTCACCGTGTATTCGGTGTTCTTGCAATGTCTAGATCCATCG GTGATAGATACCTTAAACCGTGGATCATACCAACCCCAGAGGTCATGTTTCTACCCCGTGCAAGGGAGGATGAATGTCTTGTTTTAGCAAGTGATGGCTTGTGGGATGTCATGACGAATGAAGAAGCATGTGAAGTTGCTAGGAGACGAATTTTGCTTTGGCACAAGAAGAACGGAACTAACCCTCTTCCAGAAAGGGGACGAGGAGTTGATCCTGCAGCACAAGCGGCAGCGGAGTACCTTTCCATGCTTGCTCTTCAAAAGGGGAGCAAGGATGATATTTCAGTGATTGTCATAGACTTGAAAGCTCGACGGAAGGGTAGGCAGTATGTATCATAG
- the LOC113742690 gene encoding protein phosphatase 2C 16-like isoform X3, with product MEEMSPAVAVPLSLGSPMCENAGISNHMEITRLKIVTDTAMLLSDPASLLHADSSTNWDGSCNGIGTEGSKDKSVSPIDNGGVSKMLQKTQNNEIVGDAIMQESKEDEVLLVRDDRNGINGMELLPLEPTSEMSLPIAVQIEGINNGQILAKVISLEERSFERKVSEDNLTTAAQLNEENSSVPTLKASVVALQLPNEKDPVKGGMKSVFELECVPLWGSVSICGQRPEIEDAIMVVPHFMRIPIKMFIGDRVGDGISQTLSHLTSHFFGVYDGHGGSQVANYCRDRIHMALGDELKDITDDLVKESLIDTRQMQWEKVFTTCFLKVDDEVGGKVSRNTSPENVDSSNYASEPVAPETVGSTAVVAILCSSHIIVANCGDSRAVLYRGKEAVVLSIDHKPNREDEYARIEASGGKVIQWNGHRVFGVLAMSRSIGEN from the exons ATGGAAGAGATGTCTCCAGCAGTTGCAGTTCCACTTAGTTTAGGTAGTCCTATGTGTGAGAATGCTGGAATCTCGAATCATATGGAAATCACACGACTCAAAATAGTGACAGACACTGCCATGTTGCTTTCAGATCCAGCATCACTGTTGCATGCAGATTCAAGTACTAATTGGGACGGCAGTTGCAATGGGATAGGTACAGAAGGTAGTAAGGATAAGTCGGTATCACCTATAGACAATGGGGGGGTATCTAAAATGTTGCagaaaactcaaaacaatgagaTTGTAGGAGATGCAATAATGCAAGAAAGCAAAGAGGATGAGGTATTACTGGTTAGAGATGACCGGAATGGAATTAATGGCATGGAGTTGCTTCCCCTGGAGCCGACTTCAGAAATGAGCTTACCAATTGCTGTTCAGATTGAGGGCATCAACAATGGTCAAATACTTGCTAAGGTAATCAGTTTGGAAGAAAGAAGTTTTGAAAGGAAGGTGAGTGAGGACAATTTAACTACTGCTGCTCAATTGAATGAAGAAAACTCAAGTGTACCCACACTCAAGGCATCTGTAGTGGCTCTTCAGTTGCCCAACGAGAAAGATCCAGTAAAAGGCGGTATGAAGAGTGTTTTTGAATTAGAATGTGTGCCACTATGGGGTTCCGTGTCAATTTGTGGACAGAGGCCGGAAATTGAAGATGCCATTATGGTTGTGCCACATTTCATGAGAATTCCTATTAAGATGTTCATTGGTGACCGAGTCGGGGATGGTATAAGCCAAACGTTGAGTCACTTGACGTCTCACTTTTTTGGAGTATATGATGGTCACGGAGGATCTCAG GTAGCAAATTACTGCCGTGATAGGATCCATATGGCATTGGGCGATGAGCTAAAAGATATAACAGATGACTTGGTGAAGGAAAGCCTGATAGACACTCGACAAATGCAGTGGGAGAAGGTCTTTACTACTTGCTTTCTAAAGGTTGATGATGAAGTAGGGGGAAAAGTTAGCCGAAATACGTCTCCTGAAAATGTAGATTCCTCCAATTATGCATCTGAACCTGTTGCACCTGAAACTGTTGGGTCTACTGCAGTGGTGGCCATTCTATGTTCATCCCATATTATAGTTGCAAATTGTGGGGATTCCAGGGCAGTTCTTTATCGTGGCAAAGAAGCTGTAGTACTGTCAATTGACCATAAA CCAAACCGAGAAGATGAATATGCTAGAATTGAAGCATCTGGTGGCAAAGTCATACAGTGGAATGGTCACCGTGTATTCGGTGTTCTTGCAATGTCTAGATCCATCG GGGAAAACTGA